A genomic segment from Armatimonadia bacterium encodes:
- a CDS encoding sulfatase, protein MNILFIAIDTLRADRLGCYGHSRPTSPHLDRFAQQGVVFEEFIAPHIPTHPGYTTMFTGVDVFSHQVVTQGSKVELPESIKTLPQILQERGYFTASACNLGRWFHRGYEVKESYRWSADPTQSWRKAEAVNEAAFRVLDACEGQDKPWFAFLHYWDPHTPYLPPAPFDRMFYHDDPTDERHTSALEMMTNYPAFQYYFDTWMPGTRDVEFPKAQYDAAIAYCDACLAKLFDRLESMPGIEDTLILLTADHGEELDEHEMWFDHHGLYDTNLHIPLLMAYPNRFPSGLRLGGLARHLDLPVTILDLAGESDAAAENGMQGTSLVPLIDARSHAGTCDEVYITENAWMKKRGFRTKTWKFVECLYDELHKRPPYELYHLTTDPGEQHNLAEECPEVLEGFKQRLRKHIDKRMAETGNPDPQSYQDITLTQVGSNVKVAVPENQILQKD, encoded by the coding sequence GTGAATATCCTGTTCATCGCCATCGACACGCTGAGGGCGGACCGGCTTGGCTGCTATGGTCACAGCCGCCCCACAAGCCCGCACCTGGATCGCTTTGCCCAGCAGGGCGTGGTGTTCGAGGAGTTCATCGCCCCGCACATCCCCACCCATCCGGGCTACACCACGATGTTCACCGGCGTGGATGTGTTCAGTCACCAGGTGGTCACCCAGGGCAGCAAGGTGGAGCTGCCGGAGAGCATCAAGACGCTCCCCCAGATCCTGCAGGAGCGAGGGTACTTCACCGCCTCAGCCTGCAATCTGGGCCGCTGGTTCCACCGGGGCTACGAGGTGAAGGAGAGCTACCGCTGGAGCGCCGATCCAACCCAGTCCTGGCGCAAGGCGGAGGCCGTCAACGAGGCGGCCTTCCGGGTTCTGGATGCCTGCGAGGGTCAGGACAAGCCCTGGTTCGCCTTCCTGCACTACTGGGACCCGCATACCCCGTACCTGCCGCCCGCTCCCTTTGACCGCATGTTCTACCACGACGACCCAACCGATGAGCGTCACACCAGCGCCCTGGAGATGATGACGAACTACCCGGCCTTCCAGTACTACTTCGACACCTGGATGCCCGGCACTCGTGACGTGGAGTTCCCGAAGGCGCAGTACGATGCCGCCATCGCCTACTGCGACGCCTGTCTGGCGAAGCTCTTCGATCGGCTGGAGAGCATGCCCGGGATCGAGGACACACTGATCCTGCTCACCGCCGACCATGGCGAGGAACTCGACGAGCACGAGATGTGGTTCGACCACCACGGCCTGTACGACACCAACCTGCATATTCCGCTGCTGATGGCCTACCCGAACCGGTTCCCGTCCGGGCTGCGTCTCGGCGGTCTTGCCCGCCATCTTGACCTGCCCGTGACGATCCTTGATCTTGCCGGCGAGAGCGATGCGGCCGCGGAGAACGGGATGCAGGGCACGAGCCTGGTGCCGCTGATCGATGCGCGGAGTCATGCCGGGACCTGCGATGAGGTGTACATCACCGAGAATGCCTGGATGAAGAAGCGCGGCTTCCGCACGAAGACCTGGAAGTTCGTCGAGTGCCTGTACGATGAGCTGCACAAGCGGCCGCCCTATGAGCTGTACCACCTCACGACCGATCCCGGTGAGCAGCACAATCTGGCCGAGGAGTGTCCTGAGGTGCTCGAGGGCTTCAAGCAGCGGCTGCGCAAGCACATCGACAAGCGCATGGCGGAGACCGGCAACCCCGATCCGCAGAGCTACCAGGACATCACCCTGACGCAGGTCGGGAGCAACGTCAAGGTGGCTGTGCCGGAGAACCAGATACTCCAGAAGGACTAG
- a CDS encoding metalloregulator ArsR/SmtB family transcription factor: MDPRVFEMQANLCKVFSHPKRLQILCLLKDGEKSFSELQEATELSKANLSQHLTILRERDVLLARRDGQQLFLSVANPKITAACELMHEVLCEQIQERRQATGV; the protein is encoded by the coding sequence ATGGACCCACGGGTCTTCGAGATGCAAGCCAACCTCTGTAAGGTCTTCTCCCACCCGAAGCGGCTGCAGATCCTGTGCCTGCTGAAGGACGGCGAGAAGTCCTTCTCCGAGCTCCAGGAGGCTACGGAGCTGTCGAAGGCCAACCTGTCACAGCACCTGACGATCCTGCGCGAGCGGGATGTACTGCTGGCGCGGCGTGATGGTCAGCAACTCTTCCTCTCGGTGGCCAACCCCAAGATCACCGCTGCCTGCGAGCTGATGCACGAGGTGCTCTGCGAGCAGATCCAGGAGCGCCGACAGGCCACGGGTGTGTAG
- a CDS encoding 4Fe-4S binding protein, with protein sequence MAHSPSETKGGFNYHEWIWLVLLVTIGGGWFYPWLGLAVAFCFLGAVVSGAFVGRKWCGKLCPRGSFNDHLLSRLVPKRHMPGWAKHPATRIGVLVVMMTVLAIRVPAAWGDWNAVGRVFWVLLVVTTAVGIAVGLFTHQRVWCQVCPAGTMASWIGRLRRPRLKLDESSCKSCNVCAKACPMALTPVEVARGGEGAADCLKCSGCVAKCPVGALTFKESCALNPETDQEAKVA encoded by the coding sequence ATGGCACACTCCCCCAGCGAGACAAAAGGCGGCTTCAACTACCACGAGTGGATCTGGTTGGTGTTGCTCGTAACGATCGGCGGCGGTTGGTTCTACCCCTGGCTGGGTCTTGCCGTTGCCTTCTGCTTCCTCGGCGCAGTCGTATCCGGGGCCTTCGTGGGGCGCAAGTGGTGCGGGAAGCTCTGTCCCCGTGGCAGCTTCAACGACCACCTGCTGAGCCGCCTGGTGCCGAAGAGGCACATGCCCGGCTGGGCCAAGCACCCGGCGACGCGGATTGGTGTTCTCGTGGTCATGATGACCGTCCTCGCGATCAGGGTCCCGGCGGCCTGGGGTGACTGGAACGCGGTCGGTCGGGTCTTCTGGGTGTTGCTCGTGGTGACGACGGCAGTCGGCATTGCCGTCGGGCTCTTCACGCACCAGCGAGTGTGGTGCCAGGTCTGCCCGGCGGGGACCATGGCAAGCTGGATCGGTAGACTGCGGCGCCCCCGGCTGAAGCTTGACGAGAGCTCCTGCAAGAGCTGCAACGTCTGCGCAAAGGCCTGCCCGATGGCCCTGACCCCGGTTGAGGTTGCTCGTGGTGGCGAGGGAGCTGCCGACTGCCTCAAGTGCAGCGGCTGTGTCGCGAAGTGTCCCGTGGGTGCGCTCACCTTCAAGGAGAGCTGTGCGCTGAATCCGGAAACCGACCAGGAGGCGAAGGTTGCATGA
- a CDS encoding transporter: MKTLTTLTGALLLVALIPAAKATPWYTQDPRTLPQGGWRVEAHVLYSEVDNSLVDGDKGPLPGGVTDASALVLHKRFRYGLRDDLTVFVDVPYVSKRVHFADGAVRDNSGLGDLNLLAKYKYSEDKKAGERKAVALFYKTHTGDYRGLSGLLATGTGQDNLGLLHLWEWDRADTNWYANLGYVWTGERKDNHKNGGDLVLFNLATEHSLGKTSPWRLVGELNGQYEGNGKQAGAPVAGSGPTVISVTPGVQYAEKRGKTATTWEAGIQVPVVKRGDLPALQDYQLYLGTYTVF, translated from the coding sequence ATGAAGACGCTAACTACGCTCACCGGAGCGCTGCTGTTGGTTGCCCTGATACCCGCTGCCAAAGCCACGCCGTGGTACACTCAGGATCCCCGGACCTTGCCGCAAGGCGGCTGGCGGGTTGAGGCGCACGTGCTGTACTCGGAGGTGGACAACTCCCTGGTCGACGGCGACAAGGGCCCGCTGCCAGGCGGAGTGACCGATGCCTCGGCGCTGGTGCTGCACAAACGGTTCCGCTACGGCCTCAGGGACGACTTGACCGTGTTTGTGGATGTGCCCTACGTCTCGAAGCGAGTGCACTTCGCCGACGGCGCAGTGAGGGACAACTCAGGGCTTGGCGATCTCAACCTCCTGGCCAAGTACAAGTACTCGGAGGACAAGAAGGCCGGCGAACGGAAAGCCGTCGCCCTCTTCTACAAGACCCATACAGGTGACTACCGTGGTCTTTCGGGGCTGCTGGCGACGGGAACCGGTCAGGACAACCTTGGGCTGCTGCACCTGTGGGAGTGGGACCGCGCGGATACGAACTGGTACGCGAACCTCGGCTACGTGTGGACCGGCGAGCGCAAGGACAACCACAAGAACGGTGGCGACCTGGTGCTGTTCAACCTCGCGACGGAGCACTCGCTGGGCAAGACGAGCCCCTGGCGACTCGTCGGGGAGCTCAACGGCCAGTATGAAGGCAACGGGAAGCAGGCAGGCGCGCCTGTTGCCGGGAGTGGCCCGACGGTGATCTCGGTCACGCCCGGAGTTCAGTACGCTGAGAAGCGCGGGAAGACGGCCACAACCTGGGAGGCCGGAATCCAGGTTCCGGTGGTGAAGCGCGGCGACTTGCCGGCCCTGCAGGACTACCAGCTCTACCTGGGTACCTACACCGTATTCTAG
- a CDS encoding DUF1559 domain-containing protein: protein MLHQNRRNRRAFTLIELLVVIAIIAILAAILFPVFARAREKARQTSCLSNLKQIGLALMMYCQDNDETYLRVARVRYDQSGSWDTEVFAPWRQPLEPYMKNKQVFYCPSKSNRSTYTANDDTDYVLNGYFACATPMTYFPSPSETICFGERSNNPVDAGDLDFCKYITYSPWEADCFWPHLCTDRHNEGANYAFADGHAKWMKREQTLSPRNMHEPGS, encoded by the coding sequence GTGCTGCATCAGAACCGTCGGAACCGTCGTGCCTTCACCCTTATCGAACTCCTGGTAGTCATTGCCATCATCGCCATCCTCGCGGCCATCCTGTTTCCCGTCTTCGCACGGGCCCGCGAGAAGGCTCGTCAGACAAGCTGCCTGAGCAACCTGAAGCAGATTGGTCTAGCGCTGATGATGTACTGCCAGGACAACGACGAGACGTACCTGCGGGTCGCCCGGGTACGGTATGACCAGAGCGGAAGCTGGGACACCGAGGTGTTCGCACCGTGGCGGCAGCCGCTCGAGCCCTACATGAAGAACAAGCAGGTGTTCTACTGCCCGTCGAAGTCCAACCGGAGCACGTACACTGCCAACGATGACACTGACTACGTGCTCAACGGCTACTTTGCCTGCGCCACACCGATGACGTACTTCCCGAGCCCTTCGGAGACGATCTGCTTCGGCGAGAGAAGCAACAACCCGGTTGACGCCGGAGACCTGGACTTCTGCAAGTACATCACCTACAGCCCCTGGGAGGCGGACTGCTTCTGGCCGCACCTGTGTACTGACCGGCACAACGAAGGAGCCAACTACGCCTTCGCCGACGGCCACGCAAAGTGGATGAAGAGGGAGCAGACGCTGTCGCCCAGAAACATGCACGAGCCGGGGTCCTAG
- a CDS encoding heparinase II/III family protein, with protein MMIALLIAACGLAAADTPQLLFTKSELPAIQAQTREPNCAKVWAEILTRANAITDKSLPDYVSPDKVDAPPKGEVRVEILGHLLGRPLTQWFETLGFAYQITGDERYGRHGAALLVEAARRLPVTDPRIDKGFAGAKGDIMRAFALGYDWLGEMMTPEERRIVENTCAGYVRRILADAENPRSWWVPHHNFMGVAVGAAGLLSLDLQQAFPEEAPGWLQKCTAITSRWFDEGFDEQGAYYEGTGYGLYGLSNGTLFCAALKHCGGPDLLNHPRIRRVPEFYAQSLLPGENIFEARNDANYDAIGDPAMRYIAGDLDNGLAQWLWETCGSSGSPVRIIFEKGPAPAPVSPVAAKLPLAEHFVGRGLCVFRTGWSKDDVMYSIEAGPYYRTTHNQGDKGHFGFYGLGHRWAIDSGYGNNQIPDGRAQTAAHNCVMIDGKGQALSGAGAGTNGTIDAFEDNATAGYALANCTEAYNRNVGGQPGAGARRALRHSLFVRPYDGAPAYVLVLDDIQKDDADHDYTWMMHTAPQNIVALQPWGAVVAQEPDANQYVWTPVEATERGECNWDVNVAETGEYVIWAKVRATGPDLSKTDSFLIQIDNGRITQWHTGATSAWKWGKVASGVEGSPVSFNLPAGRHTVKFMTRESGAQLSRVLVTRDGAAQPPFTAETKGIWLETTEATVKAPMEVVRTEPQPKSSMRLYLHASAPISFTTDAYEDHLRIKGLVKTVAPAFAALLVALPPQMAAPEVSFADAAGASTLTVRWPTHTDRIQWPRQGTEVGRPVLSR; from the coding sequence ATGATGATAGCTCTACTGATAGCGGCGTGCGGTCTCGCCGCCGCCGACACACCGCAATTGTTGTTCACCAAGTCAGAACTCCCTGCCATCCAAGCCCAGACGCGGGAGCCCAACTGCGCGAAGGTCTGGGCTGAGATACTGACACGGGCCAACGCCATCACAGACAAGTCCTTGCCGGACTACGTGTCCCCAGACAAGGTCGATGCACCGCCGAAAGGCGAGGTGCGTGTTGAGATCCTCGGGCATCTGCTCGGTCGCCCGCTGACCCAGTGGTTCGAGACTCTCGGCTTCGCCTACCAAATCACGGGGGACGAGCGATACGGTCGACACGGGGCTGCTCTGCTTGTTGAGGCCGCCCGACGGCTGCCGGTGACCGATCCGCGCATCGACAAGGGTTTCGCCGGCGCCAAGGGTGACATCATGCGGGCCTTCGCCCTCGGTTACGACTGGTTGGGCGAGATGATGACCCCCGAGGAGCGCAGGATCGTTGAGAACACCTGCGCCGGGTACGTTCGCCGAATTCTCGCTGATGCCGAGAACCCACGGTCCTGGTGGGTGCCGCACCACAACTTCATGGGCGTTGCCGTCGGGGCTGCCGGACTGCTTTCCCTCGACCTGCAGCAGGCTTTTCCCGAGGAGGCACCGGGGTGGCTCCAGAAGTGCACCGCAATCACCAGTCGCTGGTTCGATGAAGGCTTCGACGAACAGGGAGCCTACTACGAAGGCACGGGCTACGGGCTCTATGGTCTCTCGAACGGCACACTGTTCTGCGCAGCCCTGAAGCACTGTGGCGGCCCGGACCTGCTCAACCATCCGCGGATTCGGCGCGTCCCGGAGTTCTACGCCCAGTCCCTGCTCCCGGGCGAGAACATCTTCGAGGCTCGCAATGATGCCAACTACGACGCCATCGGCGATCCGGCTATGCGCTACATCGCCGGAGACCTGGACAATGGCCTCGCGCAGTGGCTGTGGGAGACCTGCGGGAGCTCAGGCTCGCCGGTGCGCATCATCTTCGAGAAGGGGCCTGCTCCGGCGCCGGTATCGCCTGTTGCCGCCAAGCTGCCTTTGGCTGAGCACTTCGTCGGCCGAGGTCTGTGCGTCTTCCGCACCGGCTGGTCCAAGGACGATGTGATGTACAGCATCGAAGCAGGCCCCTACTACCGGACCACCCACAACCAGGGCGACAAGGGGCACTTCGGGTTCTATGGTCTGGGTCACCGCTGGGCGATCGACTCGGGCTACGGGAACAATCAGATTCCCGACGGCAGGGCCCAGACTGCAGCGCACAACTGCGTCATGATCGACGGCAAGGGTCAGGCGCTTTCGGGTGCCGGTGCCGGGACCAACGGCACGATTGACGCCTTCGAGGACAACGCGACGGCCGGGTATGCTCTCGCCAACTGCACGGAGGCCTACAACCGCAACGTCGGAGGGCAACCGGGCGCTGGAGCGAGGCGCGCCCTGCGGCACTCACTGTTTGTGCGGCCCTATGACGGTGCGCCGGCCTACGTCCTGGTCCTCGACGATATCCAGAAGGACGACGCCGACCATGACTACACCTGGATGATGCACACTGCACCGCAGAACATCGTGGCGCTGCAGCCCTGGGGTGCCGTGGTTGCCCAGGAGCCCGACGCCAACCAGTATGTCTGGACGCCGGTTGAGGCGACGGAGCGCGGGGAATGCAACTGGGACGTGAACGTGGCCGAGACCGGCGAGTACGTGATCTGGGCGAAGGTCCGGGCAACCGGTCCCGACCTCTCCAAGACCGACTCCTTCCTGATCCAGATCGACAACGGCCGGATCACCCAGTGGCACACCGGTGCGACCAGCGCCTGGAAGTGGGGTAAGGTGGCCTCCGGCGTCGAGGGTTCGCCGGTGAGCTTCAACCTTCCGGCCGGTCGTCACACGGTGAAGTTCATGACCCGTGAGTCGGGCGCGCAGTTGAGCCGGGTGCTCGTGACCAGGGACGGCGCTGCTCAGCCGCCCTTCACAGCCGAGACCAAGGGTATCTGGCTGGAGACGACCGAGGCAACAGTGAAGGCGCCGATGGAAGTGGTGAGGACGGAGCCGCAGCCGAAGTCGAGCATGAGACTGTACCTGCACGCCTCAGCGCCGATCAGCTTCACCACCGACGCCTATGAAGACCACCTGCGGATCAAGGGCCTCGTGAAGACCGTTGCTCCGGCCTTTGCGGCCCTGCTCGTGGCTCTTCCGCCGCAGATGGCTGCCCCAGAGGTCAGCTTCGCGGACGCCGCCGGCGCTTCGACGCTGACGGTCCGCTGGCCGACTCACACCGACCGCATCCAGTGGCCGCGCCAGGGCACGGAAGTAGGACGCCCGGTGCTCAGCCGCTAG
- a CDS encoding family 16 glycosylhydrolase: MWRQTALAVMLLGCALSVTAHAQEVLPMPSKDVLKSTWIDLKPDLAALAVKPSTDAYPLSDQVNAGKWVRYDPMTDEFAGDTLDATKWYPNNPGWKGRQPAFFWPDNVTVSQGQLHLAMRKQEVPEMPKDQGYHTYTSAAVKSKTTVKYGYFEVKARPMSSAGSSSFWFYDGTPEWWTEIDVFEIGARSPGYERKVNMNVHVFRTPLENKHWSVGGVWIAPFDLDSGFHVYGLEWDEKEIKYFIDGVLIRKGPNTHWHQPLTLNFDSETMPDWFGLPKDENLPSTFSVEYVRAWKHAEN; encoded by the coding sequence ATGTGGCGTCAGACTGCCCTTGCCGTGATGTTGCTGGGATGCGCGCTATCGGTAACCGCCCATGCTCAGGAGGTGTTGCCCATGCCCTCGAAGGACGTGCTCAAGTCCACCTGGATTGACCTGAAGCCCGACCTGGCCGCCCTCGCAGTGAAGCCCTCAACCGACGCCTACCCGCTCTCCGATCAGGTCAACGCGGGCAAGTGGGTTCGCTACGATCCCATGACCGACGAGTTCGCCGGCGACACCTTGGACGCGACGAAGTGGTACCCCAACAACCCGGGCTGGAAGGGACGCCAACCGGCTTTCTTCTGGCCTGACAATGTCACCGTCTCGCAGGGGCAGCTTCACCTGGCGATGCGCAAGCAGGAAGTCCCCGAGATGCCGAAAGACCAGGGCTATCACACCTACACCAGCGCCGCGGTCAAGAGCAAGACAACCGTGAAGTATGGCTACTTCGAGGTGAAGGCCCGGCCCATGAGTTCGGCGGGGTCGAGTTCCTTCTGGTTCTACGACGGCACTCCCGAGTGGTGGACGGAGATCGACGTGTTTGAGATCGGCGCGCGGTCACCGGGCTACGAGCGGAAGGTCAACATGAACGTGCACGTCTTCCGCACGCCGCTGGAGAACAAGCACTGGAGTGTGGGCGGGGTGTGGATTGCGCCCTTCGACCTCGACTCCGGCTTTCACGTCTACGGGTTGGAGTGGGACGAGAAGGAGATCAAGTACTTCATCGACGGGGTCCTGATCCGCAAGGGACCCAACACGCACTGGCACCAGCCGCTGACGCTCAACTTCGACAGCGAGACCATGCCCGACTGGTTCGGCCTGCCGAAGGACGAGAATCTGCCCTCCACCTTCAGCGTGGAGTATGTGCGGGCCTGGAAGCACGCCGAGAACTGA
- a CDS encoding polysaccharide deacetylase family protein, with the protein MSAQRQTGGPAGLEGGALASSIAVGVCALVGLVFMAILGCSTTVSTAPAQQLTRQGPVPSLNLQVKTAPVKAVAEPLPTPPPKVDPLWENAKREALERIIPFYVHNKPELMRGLERYQIERGLPWCREVALTFDDGPHPESTPKLLEVLRKYNAKATFFVVGSMARKHPELVAAEVAEGHAVGNHTYNHRNMTSISPEEAAIELRACGDVLRDITGAPTRLFRPPGGRYSRETVALARAEGYTTVFWTVNTADYTEPSETRVAQRVLWGASNGAVFLLHDGYQETIDALPRILQNLQSRGYRFVTVNDFIGDRLTKM; encoded by the coding sequence ATGAGTGCACAGCGCCAGACAGGCGGCCCAGCAGGGCTTGAAGGCGGGGCCCTTGCAAGCAGCATTGCCGTCGGCGTTTGTGCGCTGGTGGGGCTGGTGTTCATGGCCATCCTTGGCTGCAGCACGACCGTCAGCACCGCGCCGGCGCAGCAACTCACACGCCAGGGCCCGGTCCCCAGCCTCAACCTCCAGGTCAAGACGGCTCCCGTCAAGGCGGTAGCGGAGCCCTTGCCAACACCTCCACCCAAGGTCGACCCCCTGTGGGAGAACGCCAAGCGCGAAGCACTCGAGCGCATCATCCCCTTCTACGTCCACAACAAGCCGGAGCTGATGCGCGGCCTCGAGCGCTACCAGATCGAGAGAGGGCTTCCCTGGTGCCGTGAGGTCGCGCTGACCTTCGATGACGGGCCACACCCGGAGTCCACACCGAAGCTGCTTGAGGTCCTGCGCAAGTACAACGCGAAGGCCACCTTCTTCGTGGTCGGCAGCATGGCCCGCAAGCACCCTGAGCTGGTCGCGGCCGAGGTTGCCGAAGGGCATGCGGTCGGCAACCACACCTACAACCATCGCAACATGACGTCGATCTCGCCCGAGGAAGCCGCGATTGAGCTGAGGGCCTGCGGCGACGTGCTCCGTGATATCACCGGGGCTCCGACGCGCCTCTTCCGTCCCCCGGGTGGGCGCTACAGCCGCGAGACAGTGGCCCTGGCTCGAGCCGAAGGGTACACGACTGTCTTCTGGACCGTGAACACCGCTGACTACACCGAGCCCAGCGAAACGCGGGTCGCGCAGCGTGTCCTGTGGGGTGCCAGCAATGGCGCGGTCTTTCTCCTGCACGACGGCTACCAGGAGACCATCGATGCCCTGCCCAGGATCCTGCAGAACCTCCAGTCGCGGGGCTACCGGTTCGTGACGGTGAACGACTTCATCGGCGACCGCCTGACCAAAATGTAG
- a CDS encoding sugar kinase translates to MSEVVCLGILVADVWGKPVNDWPERGRLSLITEMGMGVGGCAANTGLSLVKLGGDVAIMGKVGGDGFGEFVVNTLSAQGADISGVLRDPAVGTSSTMIMIDDAGERTFLHYIGASACVRPDELDMDLICKARVFHLGGALVMPGFDGEPMASVLQKAQAAGVTTSLDTVWDAKGRWMELLAPVLPYTDLFLPSLSEAVEITGQTEPRDVAGVLMDHGVKVVGLKMGERGSYVRTADAELTVPAFSIDVVDGTGSGDAYVAGFLRGYLLGWDLERTTRFANAVGALCTTGVGTTSGVRDFAGTIQFLAEQDGESWRELL, encoded by the coding sequence GTGTCTGAAGTTGTATGCCTCGGCATTCTGGTCGCAGACGTGTGGGGCAAGCCGGTCAATGACTGGCCCGAACGTGGACGGCTGTCCCTTATCACAGAAATGGGGATGGGTGTGGGCGGTTGCGCGGCAAACACCGGTCTCTCCCTGGTCAAGCTCGGGGGCGACGTGGCCATCATGGGCAAGGTGGGCGGCGACGGCTTCGGGGAGTTCGTCGTCAATACCCTCAGCGCACAGGGCGCTGATATCAGCGGCGTTTTGCGCGACCCCGCTGTCGGCACCTCCTCGACCATGATCATGATCGACGATGCCGGCGAGCGCACTTTTCTACACTACATTGGCGCCAGCGCCTGCGTCCGGCCCGATGAGCTGGATATGGACCTGATCTGCAAGGCACGCGTCTTCCACCTTGGCGGCGCCCTGGTCATGCCGGGCTTCGATGGCGAGCCAATGGCCTCTGTGCTCCAGAAGGCCCAGGCCGCCGGCGTGACGACCTCTCTCGACACGGTCTGGGACGCCAAGGGTCGTTGGATGGAACTGCTGGCACCGGTTCTGCCCTACACCGACCTGTTCCTGCCCAGCCTCAGCGAGGCCGTCGAGATCACCGGGCAGACCGAGCCCCGTGACGTGGCCGGTGTGCTGATGGACCACGGGGTGAAGGTCGTCGGGCTGAAGATGGGTGAGCGCGGCTCCTACGTGCGAACCGCTGACGCAGAGCTAACCGTACCGGCTTTCTCGATCGATGTCGTCGATGGTACAGGTTCAGGCGATGCCTATGTGGCGGGCTTCCTGCGTGGCTACCTGCTGGGCTGGGACCTCGAGCGGACGACGCGCTTTGCCAATGCCGTCGGCGCGCTGTGCACCACAGGCGTCGGGACGACCTCCGGCGTCCGGGACTTCGCGGGCACGATCCAGTTCCTGGCCGAGCAGGATGGGGAGAGCTGGCGAGAGCTGCTCTAG
- a CDS encoding NifU family protein, with product MTLKEKVTAALEDVRPALEAHGGNVTLIDVTDDGIVQVKLEGACKGCPMSQMTLTMGIERHLKEQVPEVKQVQNVQ from the coding sequence ATGACACTCAAGGAGAAAGTCACAGCCGCCCTGGAGGACGTGCGACCGGCGCTGGAGGCCCATGGCGGCAACGTAACGCTGATCGATGTTACCGATGACGGTATCGTGCAAGTGAAGCTCGAGGGCGCCTGCAAGGGCTGCCCGATGTCTCAGATGACCTTGACCATGGGCATCGAACGCCACCTCAAGGAACAGGTCCCCGAGGTCAAGCAGGTACAGAACGTCCAGTAA
- the fsa gene encoding fructose-6-phosphate aldolase, which yields MKFFLDTANLDEIREALAWGLVDGVTTNPSLVAKEGKEFEPLVKEIASIVDGPVSAEVVSVTAPEMIEEAHKLVTWAPNIVVKVPLIPEGIKAVKVLSSEGIKTNVTLCFSPNQALLAAKAGASYISPFVGRLDDSGWDGLELVEQILTIYDNYGYDTEVIVASVRSPLTVARAAALGADIATIPFKVMQQLFKHTLTDTGLASFLADWKKYQEAK from the coding sequence GTGAAGTTTTTTCTGGACACCGCCAACCTCGACGAGATCAGGGAGGCCCTGGCTTGGGGTCTCGTTGATGGCGTGACCACCAACCCCTCTCTGGTAGCCAAGGAGGGCAAGGAGTTTGAGCCGCTGGTAAAGGAGATCGCGTCCATCGTCGATGGCCCGGTCAGTGCCGAGGTCGTCTCAGTGACGGCGCCCGAGATGATCGAGGAGGCCCACAAGCTCGTCACCTGGGCACCCAACATTGTCGTGAAGGTCCCGCTGATCCCGGAGGGCATCAAAGCGGTAAAGGTCCTGTCCTCCGAGGGCATCAAGACGAACGTGACGCTGTGTTTCTCCCCGAACCAGGCTCTTCTCGCAGCCAAGGCCGGCGCCAGCTACATCTCCCCCTTCGTCGGACGGCTCGACGATAGCGGCTGGGATGGTCTCGAACTCGTCGAGCAGATCCTGACAATCTACGACAACTACGGCTACGACACCGAGGTCATCGTTGCCAGCGTGCGCAGCCCGCTGACAGTCGCCAGGGCGGCCGCCCTGGGAGCGGACATCGCGACGATCCCCTTCAAGGTCATGCAGCAACTGTTCAAGCACACGCTCACCGACACGGGTCTCGCCTCCTTCCTGGCAGACTGGAAGAAGTACCAGGAAGCCAAGTAG